A genomic segment from Labrus bergylta chromosome 3, fLabBer1.1, whole genome shotgun sequence encodes:
- the il17a/f2 gene encoding interleukin 17a/f2, which produces MMLRRSVCTLLVWCSVLWVVSSSSSMVKAPAPACDSRLTFSSDVSSSAEGNGDIHIRSLSPWRWRSHTEKNRIRSTIFEAECSSSSCINPNSGQMDGHNLNSVPIYQNILVLHRQGRGRCYNASFQSVAVGCTCVWAKTS; this is translated from the exons ATGATGCTAAGACGCAGCGTCTGCACTCTGCtg GTATGGTGCAGTGTGTTGTGGgtagtctcctcctcctcctctatggTGAaagctcctgctcctgcttgTGACTCCAGGTTGACATTCTCCTCAGACGTCTCCTCATCAGCTGAAGGGAACGGGGACATCCACATCAGATCCCTGTCGCCGTGGAGATGGAG GTCACACACGGAGAAGAACCGGATCCGCTCCACAATCTTCGAAGccgagtgcagcagcagctcctgcatCAATCCCAACTCGGGACAAATGGACGGACACAACTTGAACTCAGTCCCCATTTACCAGAACATCCTGGTCCTGCACCGGCAGGGCAGAGGACGCTGCTACAACGCATCCTTCCAGTCTGTGGCTGTGGGCTGCACCTGCGTCTGGGCCAAAACCTCCTAA
- the LOC110000784 gene encoding membrane progestin receptor beta-like has protein sequence MPLVSFAPPSLCLTFSTLLDRLLPSLPSTIRDVDAPPLFRERFILSGYRPVGLSWRCYLLSLFQIHNETVNVWSHLLAAVFVVMRFMVFIVLQGGGILGFRLQGPEGQGFSVDVASLPLVLYVFSAVTYLSCSAVAHLLQSHSEEAHYSVFFLDYVGMAVYQYGCALALFLYSSDIDWSQSMLGQVFLPSAALLAWFSCTTGCYAKLRFRRPYPLHRKLCQVVPLGVAYLLDISPVADRLLTHRWTSNPALPLHFLQVMLFLSSAFFFSFPIPESFSPGRYDILGHSHQLFHILLSVCTLVQQEALFEDFLWRRPALLRRFGEERLLLAYLSFPCLTLCCTMTALFMRRRAQAQLMKEQR, from the exons ATGCCTCTGGTGTCGTTCGCTCCTCCCTCATTGTGCCTCACCTTCAGCACTCTGCTGGACCGCCTcctcccttccctcccctccaccATCAGAGATGTGGACGCCCCCCCTCTGTTTCGCGAGCGGTTCATCCTGTCTGGCTATCGTCCCGTGGGCCTGTCATGGCGGTGTTACCTCCTCAGCCTCTTCCAGATCCACAACGAGACTGTGAACGTGTGGAGCCACCTGCTGGCCGCCGTCTTTGTGGTGATGAGGTTCATGGTGTTCATCGTCCTGCAGGGAGGG GGGATCCTGGGTTTTCGTCTGCAGGGTcctgaaggtcaggggttttCTGTGGACGTCGCCTCATTGCCTTTGGTTCTCTATGTATTCTCTGCTGTCACATACCTGAGCTGCAG TGCTGTGGCTCACCTGTTGCAGTCGCACTCGGAGGAGGCCCATTACTCGGTGTTCTTCCTGGACTATGTTGGCATGGCGGTCTACCAGTATGGCTGTGCTCTGGCTCTGTTCCTTTACAGCTCTGACATCGACTGGtcacaaagcatgctgggacag GTCTTCCTCCCATCTGCCGCCCTCCTCGCCTGGTTCTCATGCACCACAGGCTGTTATGCAAAGCTTCGTTTCCGGCGGCCGTACCCGCTCCACAGGAAGCTCTGTCAGGTGGTGCCATTGGGTGTGGCCTACCTGTTGGACATCAGTCCCGTCGCTGACCGTCTCCTCACCCACAGGTGGACAAGCAACCCTGCACTACcacttcacttcctgcag GTGATGCTGTTTCTGTCCtctgccttcttcttctcttttcccaTACCTGAGAGTTTCTCCCCCGGACGCTATGACATTCTCGGCCACAGCCACCAGCTCTTCCACATCCTGCTCTCCGTCTGCACGCTGGTCCAGCAGGAGGCGCTGTTTGAGGACTTTCTGTGGAGGCGGCCTGCACTGCTCAGACGGTTCGGAGAGGAGCGCCTCCTACTGGCCTACCTCTCTTTCCCCTGCCTGACGCTCTGCTGCACGATGACGGCGCTTTTCATGAGGAGGCGAGCACAGGCTCAACTGATGAAGGAGCAAAGATAG